The Theileria orientalis strain Shintoku DNA, chromosome 3, complete genome genome window below encodes:
- a CDS encoding uncharacterized protein (protein of unknown function DUF529 repeat containing protein), translated as MKFHIFLFFIYLNLPNYNALTFNLSNGSYLSTYHSKEEVGEVVIYTYRPNNSITSIKFSDDHSLKLPRSNKIVRLIIITKDEDIKLIHITYADLSNDNILDDLYYHKVNGEFVEIQRDLFYFNYVKLSQTYKTLNLSFLLGDWFRCYEGLTEKKLCNINDYYFLQKIVIGDKTIWENNSYFKVYSVEIGIKEVEEEEYLLRLKLYYYLKNEHKIIEHEFPISKTEAEAVNRFIEKQERKPKTLIHIQTQRPKVVHVIDKEPLKDIRLYFESDNAGSKNCKVRHNILLGLDNTYYEPIPGAEIKCIKEGNTVIWYPSEQCKKFIHARFTRLKESPLLLNIRYMKEKTQCYFITKLVEINEFFIKENSWNTISEEKYNNKIQFLMEKTSKQTMDSGVSIDYVLPPEEPEPETQNIPKDKNRLKDVKLELDPPDSNGYVKCSYLMDGLDTFFYHPKENKVVKSVLDGSEIIWSSEPQFPKKLKHAKFAYKGDSHIFLTVLYSEIDPKSKDANKEVNKNSYFVKRDQWYNSPENQFYEQFDKLKNRVTMRDVILNEKKSLEEHVTDLTFTTLKTGWFDKFNPSKPKVQIIPFEYNIRDENHEHLLVEVNLNERFAIYTPETGYALTRLFDDKRLIWYQERDGLGCTTFYIDLSGNYPLLHLMLDDPVDSNIYYKKIDSNWHIIDKKEYEAIRKPASGPADPNDFYTV; from the coding sequence ATGAAgtttcatatatttttgttttttatttatttaaatttgccAAACTATAATGCTCTGACTTTCAATTTGTCCAATGGTAGTTATTTGAGTACGTACCATAGCAAAGAAGAAGTTGGAGAAGTagtaatttacacatatagaCCGAATAATTCAATAACatctattaaatttagCGATGATCATTCTCTTAAATTACCTCGATccaataaaattgttaGGTTGATTATCATTACCAAAGATGAAGATATAAAGTTAATTCACATTACTTATGCTGATTTGTCAAATGATAATATACTTGATGATTTGTATTATCATAAAGTAAATGGCGAATTCGTTGAAATACAACgtgatttattttactttaactATGTCAAACTATCACAAACATACAAAACTTTGAATCTCAGCTTTTTGTTAGGTGATTGGTTCCGTTGTTATGAAGGACTAACAGAAAAGaaattgtgtaatattaatgattattattttctacAGAAAATTGTAATAGGAGATAAAACCATCTGGGAAAACAATTCATATTTCAAAGTTTATTCAGTAGAAATTGGCATTAAagaagtcgaagaagaggaataTTTACTTAGACTAAAACTATATTATTACTTAAAGAatgaacataaaattattgaGCATGAGTTTCCAATAAGTAAAACCGAGGCTGAGGCAGTGAATAGATTTATTGAAAAACAGGAACGTAAGCCCAAAACTTTAATTCACATTCAAACACAAAGACCTAAAGTCGTTCATGTAATCGATAAAGAACCTTTAAAAGACATTAGACTTTACTTTGAATCTGATAACGCCGGTTCCAAAAATTGTAAAGTTCGACACAATATATTACTTGGGTTAGATAATACTTATTACGAGCCAATTCCTGGAGctgaaattaaatgtataaaagAAGGAAATACAGTAATATGGTACCCGTCGGAACAATGCAAAAAGTTTATTCACGCTAGATTTACACGCCTCAAAGAAAGTCCTCTACTCTTAAACATTAGGTATATGAAAGAGAAAACACAATGCTATTTCATAACAAAATTAGTTGAAATAAAcgaattttttataaaagaaaatagtTGGAATACGATTTCTGAAGAGAagtacaataataaaatacaatttttaatggAAAAAACATCAAAGCAAACAATGGACTCGGGTGTTTCTATTGATTATGTTCTTCCTCCTGAGGAACCTGAACCTGAAACTCAAAATATCCCTAAGGATAAGAATAGATTGAAAGATGTGAAACTCGAATTGGATCCTCCAGATTCAAATGGCTATGTTAAATGCAGTTATCTGATGGATGGGCTGGATACATTCTTTTATCACCCCAAAGAAAACAAAGTCGTTAAGTCTGTTCTAGATGGTTCAGAAATAATATGGTCCTCCGAACCACAGTTCCCAAAAAAGTTAAAGCATGCTAAATTTGCTTACAAGGGTGATAGCCATATCTTTTTAACTGTTTTGTACTCGGAGATTGACCCAAAATCAAAGGACGCCAACAAAGAAGTGAACAAGAACTCTTACTTTGTTAAAAGAGATCAATGGTACAATTCTCCAGAAAATCAATTCTACGAACAATTTGACAAATTGAAAAACAGAGTCACAATGAGGGATGTCATTCTTAACGAGAAAAAATCACTTGAGGAACACGTCACTGATTTAACTTTTACAACTCTAAAAACAGGTTggtttgataaatttaatccTAGTAAACCAAAGGTTCAAATCATTCCCtttgaatataatattCGAGACGAAAATCATGAACACTTACTAGTGGAAGTGAATTTAAACGAAAGATTTGCTATATATACTCCAGAAACGGGATATGCTTTAACTAGATTATTTGATGACAAAAGACTGATTTGGTACCAAGAACGAGACGGACTAGGTTGTACCACTTTTTATATAGATTTAAGCGGAAATTACCCTCTCCTACACTTGATGTTGGATGATCCAGTTGATTCCAACATTTATTACAAGAAAATTGATAGTAATTGGCACATCattgataaaaaggaatatGAAGCTATTAGAAAACCAGCAAGTGGTCCAGCTGACCCAAATGATTTTTATACtgtgtaa